The Hypomesus transpacificus isolate Combined female chromosome 3, fHypTra1, whole genome shotgun sequence genome has a window encoding:
- the ccdc177 gene encoding coiled-coil domain-containing protein 177 translates to MVDPSEADDQSKCKGPQLEARPLAPEAPRLPNQADGRAAEEEGAGEGLGEPTPSAKQAEGTAESARPETGAQNGQPQSLAEPEPAPKLHLDLYNFDSPLAEGSRYVLTSPRSLEACARCGVKPVELLPRPLSEFAHEAPGRSMRVATGLFEVYERDRHAKLRQCREERERIVREEKRRILQAVVNGNSGSSSSVDHKAPVDSRSSPGAPVPPSKPAPSTSGVSSGAASASKASTTSKASTASGLTSSSLAPKTSSITSVSTSKSVSSARPSKASASEKVKAPFNSQGPATRPASTGPPPVVRKAPGSSKSSNTFPRAASKPSSFPRIGVSASSSLSKSVIQSPVTPSAAPVNGVRPGPFPLHNGHLKPKGRGRSHSMESLQRRMDTMCSSTSTTTTTTCTSSESGASSSYSWDGPRDHWAKVSSPRARTLATFNSLMGRSLSLGDLSHSPQTTQKVERIVREVRRRGLKAVPERDRKIAALMLARYQEEDIMSQTRYVAHLQWDSERRLEELRREQEDREKQRAVLQCQRAWQCQVSTRQRRLSQQERDSSAAKLRQAAESEERWRGQAEQQERSRLQRLQQGAREEKQKKALQEQNLRALEEERAAVLEQEKLLLREKLTIAELKRQEKEHQAQEERRGLNRAEKRRHAAIIHEIARREEEEREESRRAAEEKLSRSLENYEQIVERRGLELKEKGKREEKQIQKARKAAEKREKQQRQQVEARAKEAEKRSQQAALVAEERSREKAQKAVQSRQEKERLQRLNRQRVEEEEQQRRLELLQSIEKKLEKSEQIFREKRAVLESARSVARASFHVRDRVREETNMRTFDKMALEAQLQASLDDK, encoded by the coding sequence ATGGTGGACCCCTCGGAGGCTGACGATCAGAGCAAGTGCAAAGgcccccagctggaggcccgTCCCCTGGCCCCTGAGGCCCCCAGACTCCCCAACCAGGCGGATGGCCGggcggcagaggaggagggggccgggGAGGGCCTGGGGGAGCCCACCCCCTCTGCCAAGCAGGCGGAGGGCACTGCTGAGTCAGCCCGGCCAGAGACGGGCGCCCAGAACGGCCAACCACAGAGCCTCGCTGAGCCGGAGCCCGCCCCTAAGCTGCACCTGGACCTGTACAACTTCGACTCTCCTCTGGCGGAGGGCAGCCGCTACGTGCTGACCAGCCCTCGCTCCCTGGAGGCGTGCGCCCGCTGCGGGGTGAAGCCCGTGGAGCTGCTGCCACGCCCGCTATCCGAATTCGCCCACGAGGCGCCGGGGCGGTCCATGCGTGTGGCGACGGGGCTGTTTGAGGTCTACGAGAGGGACCGGCACGCCAAACTCCGTcagtgcagggaggagagagagaggatcgtcagagaggagaagaggaggatctTGCAGGCTGTCGTCAATGGCAACagtggctcctcctcctccgtggaCCACAAGGCTCCGGTCGACTCTAGATCCTCCCCTGGTGCCCCCGTTCCCCCCTCTAAACCGGCCCCCAGCACCTCTGGCGTGTCCTCTGGGGCTGCCTCAGCCTCTAAGGCCAGCACAACCTCTAAGGCCAGCACAGCCTCTGGCCTCACCAGCTCCTCTCTGGCCCCCAAAACGAGCTCCATCACCTCAGTGTCGACCTCCAAGAGTGTGTCTTCTGCTAGGCCTTCGAAGGCCTCCGCCTCGGAGAAAGTGAAAGCTCCTTTCAACAGTCAGGGCCCGGCCACGCGTCCAGCGTCCACCGGTCCGCCCCCCGTGGTCCGAAAGGCCCCCGGCAGTTCCAAGTCCTCCAATACGTTCCCCAGAGCAGCGTCCAAGCCCTCGTCCTTCCCCAGGATCGGGGTTTCAGCCTCGTCTTCATTGTCCAAGTCAGTCATCCAGAGCCCCGTCACCCCAAGTGCCGCCCCCGTCAACGGTGTCCGACCTGGGCCCTTCCCGCTGCACAATGGACACCTGAAGCCCAAGGGCAGAGGAAGAAGCCATTCCATGGAGTCTCTTCAGAGGAGGATGGACACCatgtgctcctccacctccaccaccaccaccaccacctgcaCCTCCTCCGAGTCCggagcctcctcctcctacagctGGGACGGACCGCGCGACCACTGGGCCAAGGTCTCCAGCCCCCGCGCCCGCACGCTGGCCACCTTCAACTCCCTGATGGGCCGCAGCCTGAGCCTGGGCGACCTCAGCCACTCGCCCCAGACCACCCAGAAGGTGGAGCGCATCGTGCGGGAGGTGAGGCGGCGGGGCCTGAAGGCGGTGCCGGAGCGCGACCGCAAGATCGCGGCACTGATGCTGGCCCGCTACCAGGAGGAGGACATCATGAGCCAGACGCGCTATGTGGCGCACCTGCAGTGGGACAGCGAGCGGCGCCTGGAGGAGCTGCGGCGGGAGCAGGAGGACCGCGAGAAGCAGCGCGCCGTCCTGCAGTGCCAGCGGGCGTGGCAGTGCCAGGTGTCCACGCGCCAGCGCCGCCTCAGCCAGCAGGAGCGCGACTCGTCGGCGGCCAAGCTGCGGCAGGCGGCCGAGAGCGAGGAGCGCTGGAGGGGCCAGGCGGAGCAGCAGGAGCGCAGCCGCCTCCAGAGGCTGCAGCagggggccagggaggagaagcagaagaagGCCCTGCAGGAGCAGAACCTCcgggccctggaggaggagcgcgCCGCCGTCCTGGAGCAGGAGAAGCTGCTGCTGAGGGAGAAGCTCACCATCGCCGAGCTCAAGAGGCAGGAGAAGGAGCACCAGGCgcaggaggagaggcggggCCTCAACCGGGCCGAGAAGAGGCGCCACGCCGCCATCATCCACGAGATCGCccggcgggaggaggaggagagggaggagtcgcGGAGGGCCGCCGAGGAGAAGCTGAGCCGCTCTCTGGAGAACTACGAGCAGATTGTGGAGCGCCGGGGCCTGGAGCTGAAGGAGAAGGGCAAGCGCGAGGAGAAGCAGATCCAGAAGGCCCGCAAGGCCGCGGAGAAGCGCGAgaagcagcagaggcagcaggtGGAGGCCCGGGCCAAGGAGGCGGAGAAGCGCTCCCAGCAGGCGGCCTTGGTGGCGGAGGAGCGCTCCAGGGAGAAGGCCCAGAAGGCCGTGCAGAGCcggcaggagaaggagaggctgcAGAGGCTCAACAGGCAgcgcgtggaggaggaggagcaacaGAGACGCCTGGAGCTCCTCCAGTCCATCGAGAAAAAGCTGGAGAAGAGCGAGCAGATCTTCAGGGAGAAGCGGGCCGTGCTGGAGAGCGCCCGCTCCGTGGCCAGAGCCTCGTTCCACGTGCGCGACAGGGTGAGGGAAGAGACCAACATGCGCACCTTTGACAAGATGGCCCTGGAAGCTCAGCTCCAAGCCAGCCTGGATGATAAGTAA